One part of the Quercus lobata isolate SW786 chromosome 7, ValleyOak3.0 Primary Assembly, whole genome shotgun sequence genome encodes these proteins:
- the LOC115952052 gene encoding auxin-responsive protein SAUR71-like produces MACMWWQFARGGAKKPPQDVPPGHLAVKVGEASKRFVIRADYLNHPVIRQLLDQAYEENVHNKSGPLAIPCDEFLFEDIIQSLGGSNNESQFTCHGAVEKLGLSSLRDSRPLQGIARKSTC; encoded by the coding sequence ATGGCTTGCATGTGGTGGCAATTTGCCAGAGGCGGAGCAAAGAAACCCCCCCAGGACGTTCCTCCAGGTCACTTGGCTGTAAAAGTGGGAGAAGCTAGCAAGAGGTTTGTTATAAGAGCGGATTACCTGAACCACCCAGTAATTCGACAGTTGCTAGACCAAGCTTATGAAGAGAATGTTCATAACAAGAGTGGCCCTCTTGCCATACCTTGCGATGAGTTTCTTTTTGAAGATATAATCCAGTCCCTTGGAGGCAGTAATAATGAGAGTCAATTCACTTGCCATGGGGCCGTGGAAAAGCTGGGATTGAGCTCATTGAGGGACTCTAGACCACTTCAAGGAATTGCAAGAAAATCAACATGCTAG